A genomic region of Gemmata massiliana contains the following coding sequences:
- a CDS encoding baseplate J/gp47 family protein, which yields MSTVTQAALAHSYGDIVTDILTRMVGGIANEPIRFAEGVARYALTRPTAQVFTVTGLVRPVDGDGQPYTFVDGGDFAFDPATNEIVWSDSKDAHLPQDDTDFYVDYRPIDASSPLDDVSVGSVTRILSEAIGREISILYDRLKDVYLSAFVDTATGGDLDRVVAILGVSRRGADARVGEATFFGVAGRRDAVNIPVGTAVSTVKGDRFLTTESRVLQASQSSIDVPIRAEKATLAAAGEITKLVITIPGIASVRNRDALTPPEKKESDDELRTRAKGYLRSIGKATRKALEAAISEAGGTLADFADPNTAPPDKLPPTAPGVVRLVVNCPADKLAAVKQAIGETRAAGVLTVFGLAQVLIRPRLKVNVARPLTPKRRAELLDAIVSALRQIVTAVPPGESPVGKDLLDQLKARVPEVQAARFADLMAWTIDDTGKRTQARDRIQAVPNPDATSPAPVPATDDDVEAGAFQVSTTLGGNPVPLALEIQPTDILLLEGTSP from the coding sequence ATGAGCACGGTGACTCAGGCCGCGTTAGCCCATTCCTACGGCGACATTGTCACCGATATCCTGACGCGGATGGTTGGAGGCATCGCCAACGAACCGATTCGTTTCGCCGAGGGTGTAGCCCGCTACGCGCTGACACGGCCAACGGCCCAGGTATTCACGGTTACGGGTCTCGTGCGGCCCGTTGATGGCGACGGGCAACCGTACACATTCGTCGATGGAGGGGACTTTGCGTTCGACCCGGCGACCAACGAAATCGTCTGGAGTGACAGCAAGGACGCACACCTGCCCCAGGACGACACAGATTTCTACGTCGATTACCGTCCGATCGATGCATCCTCACCGCTGGACGACGTCAGCGTCGGCAGCGTAACGCGCATTCTCAGTGAAGCGATCGGGCGCGAAATCTCCATTCTTTACGATCGACTCAAGGATGTGTACCTGTCGGCGTTCGTCGACACCGCAACCGGTGGCGACCTGGACCGGGTTGTGGCCATCCTGGGGGTGTCGCGCCGGGGCGCGGACGCGCGAGTTGGCGAGGCGACGTTCTTCGGGGTGGCGGGGCGGCGCGACGCCGTGAATATCCCGGTGGGCACCGCAGTGAGTACGGTCAAGGGCGACCGCTTCCTCACGACCGAATCGCGCGTCTTGCAAGCGAGCCAGTCCAGCATCGACGTGCCCATCCGCGCGGAGAAGGCGACTCTGGCAGCGGCCGGGGAAATCACAAAACTCGTGATCACGATTCCGGGCATCGCAAGCGTTCGTAACCGCGATGCGCTGACGCCGCCTGAAAAGAAAGAAAGCGACGACGAGTTGCGCACGCGTGCGAAGGGGTACTTGCGAAGCATCGGCAAGGCCACACGCAAAGCCCTGGAAGCGGCGATCTCCGAGGCAGGTGGTACGCTCGCGGACTTCGCCGACCCGAACACCGCCCCCCCGGATAAATTGCCGCCCACCGCCCCCGGCGTCGTTCGGTTGGTCGTCAACTGCCCGGCTGACAAACTCGCCGCGGTGAAGCAGGCGATTGGGGAGACGCGCGCGGCAGGGGTCTTGACCGTCTTCGGGCTGGCGCAAGTGTTGATCCGGCCGCGTCTCAAAGTCAACGTTGCCCGCCCTCTGACACCCAAAAGACGAGCCGAGTTGCTCGACGCGATCGTGAGCGCGTTGAGGCAAATCGTTACCGCTGTGCCACCGGGCGAATCGCCAGTCGGCAAGGATCTACTCGATCAGTTGAAGGCGAGAGTGCCGGAAGTTCAGGCCGCGCGGTTCGCCGACCTGATGGCGTGGACCATCGATGACACCGGCAAGCGTACGCAAGCACGGGACCGCATTCAGGCGGTGCCGAATCCCGATGCGACCTCGCCCGCCCCGGTGCCTGCCACCGACGACGACGTGGAAGCAGGAGCCTTCCAGGTATCAACTACGTTGGGTGGCAACCCGGTTCCGCTCGCGCTGGAAATTCAACCGACGGATATCCTGCTCCTCGAAGGGACGAGCCCATGA
- a CDS encoding GPW/gp25 family protein: MDEHGDFGVDLLVLPDTSRANNRIFGFDFQLKSDGSTDLATVEGVGNLKQALLLRLMTRPGDLEALGHPDYGSYLFELIGKPNTPTMHNQAKALFLRTLAQEPRIRGATTVDVQQDPADCNAIVIKAELEVANPTKTVRLQFVFGTGASQ; the protein is encoded by the coding sequence GTGGACGAGCATGGCGATTTCGGCGTCGATCTCCTCGTGTTGCCAGACACAAGCCGTGCCAACAACCGGATTTTCGGTTTCGACTTCCAGTTGAAAAGCGATGGCTCGACGGATTTGGCCACCGTCGAAGGTGTGGGAAATCTGAAGCAGGCGTTACTGCTCCGCTTGATGACGCGACCAGGTGATTTGGAGGCGTTGGGCCATCCTGATTACGGTTCGTACCTCTTCGAACTCATCGGGAAGCCCAACACGCCGACCATGCACAACCAGGCGAAGGCACTTTTCCTGCGCACATTGGCTCAGGAGCCGCGAATTCGGGGTGCCACCACTGTGGACGTGCAACAAGACCCTGCGGACTGTAACGCGATCGTGATTAAGGCGGAATTGGAGGTCGCGAACCCCACTAAGACTGTGCGACTGCAATTCGTCTTCGGAACAGGAGCTAGTCAATGA